The following coding sequences are from one Epinephelus moara isolate mb chromosome 7, YSFRI_EMoa_1.0, whole genome shotgun sequence window:
- the tbl1x gene encoding F-box-like/WD repeat-containing protein TBL1X encodes MSITSDEVNFLVYRYLQESGFSHSAFTFGIESHISQSNINGTLVPPAALISILQKGLQYVEAEISINEDGTVFDGRPIESLSLIDAVMPDVVQTRQQAFRDKLAQQQAACAMAASTSGNQSNTPKNGEATVNGEENGTHNMNNHSEPMEMDVDVEIPASKATVLRGHESEVFICAWNPVSDLLASGSGDSTARIWNLNENNNSNSTQLVLRHCIREGGQDVPSNKDVTSLDWNSDGTLLATGSYDGFARIWTKDGNLASTLGQHKGPIFALKWNKKGNSILSAGVDKTTIIWDAHTGEAKQQFPFHSAPALDVDWQNNTTFASCSTDMCIHVCRLGSDRPLKTFQGHTNEVNAIKWDPSGMLLASCSDDMTLKIWSMKQESCVHDLQAHSKEIYTIKWSPTGPGTSNPNSNIMLASASFDSTVRLWDVERGVCIHTLTKHQEPVYSVAFSPDGKHLASGSFDKCVHIWNTMTGALVHSYRGTGGIFEVCWNSTGDKVGASASDGSVCVLDLRK; translated from the exons ATGAGTATTACCAGTGACGAAGTGAACTTCTTGGTCTACAGATATCTCCAAGAATCAG gtttCTCCCACTCAGCATTCACCTTTGGCATCGAGAGCCACATCAGCCAGTCGAACATCAATGGAACACTAGTGCCCCCTGCAGCCCTCATCTCCATCCTGCAGAAAGGGCTTCAGTATGTGGAGGCAGAAATCAGCATCAATGAG GATGGTACAGTCTTTGACGGTCGGCCGATCGAGTCGCTGTCGCTCATCGACGCAGTGATGCCAGATGTGGTGCAGACGCGGCAGCAGGCCTTCCGCGACAAGTTAGCCCAGCAGCAGGCAGCCTGTGCCATGGCAGCGTCCACCTCTGGAAACCAGTCCAACACACCAAAGAATGGAGAGGCCACTGTCAATGGGGAGGAGAATGGCACTCACAACATGA ATAACCACAGCGAGCCCATGGAGATGGACGTGGACGTGGAGATACCAGCCAGTAAAGCCACAGTGCTCCGAGGCCACGAGTCTGAAGTGTTCATCTGCGCCTGGAACCCTGTCAGCGATCTGCTGGCCTCGGG CTCGGGGGACTCCACTGCCAGGATCTGGAACCTGAACGAGAACAATAACTCCAACTCCACCCAGCTGGTGCTGCGCCACTGTATCCGAGAAGGTGGCCAGGATGTCCCCAGCAACAAAGACGTCACCTCACTGGACTGGAAT AGCGATGGGACTCTCCTGGCAACGGGCTCGTATGATGGATTTGCCAGGATATGGACAAAGGATG GAAATCTGGCAAGCACCTTGGGACAGCACAAAGGGCCCATATTTGCACTCAAGTGGAACAAGAAGGGGAACTCTATTCTCAGTGCTGGTGTAGATAAG ACGACAATCATTTGGGACGCACACACAGGAGAAGCCAAACAGCAGTTCCCTTTTCACTCAG CCCCAGCACTGGATGTCGACTGGCAGAACAACACCACCTTTGCCTCCTGCAGCACAGACATGTGCATCCACGTATGTCGCCTTGGCAGCGACCGCCCCCTGAAGACCTTCCAGGGCCACACG aatGAAGTTAACGCCATTAAGTGGGATCCGTCGGGCATGCTGCTTGCTTCCTGCTCAGATGACATGACCTTAAAG ATTTGGAGTATGAAGCAGGAGTCCTGTGTCCATGACCTCCAGGCTCATAGCAAAGAGATCTACACTATTAAGTGGAGCCCCACAGGCCCCGGCACGAGCAACCCCAACTCCAACATCATGCTGGCCAG CGCCTCTTTCGACTCGACAGTACGACTCTGGGACGTGGAGCGAGGGGTTTGTATTCACACGCTGACCAAGCACCAGGAACCCGTCTACAGTGTGGCCTTCAGCCCCGACGGCAAGCACCTCGCTAGCGGCTCCTTTGATAAGTGTGTCCACATTTGGAACACCATG ACTGGAGCCTTGGTGCACAGCTACAGGGGTACTGGTGGTATTTTCGAGGTGTGCTGGAACAGCACCGGGGACAAAGTTGGTGCCAGTGCGTCAGACGGCTCG GTATGTGTTCTTGATCTCCGAAAATAG
- the gpr143 gene encoding G-protein coupled receptor 143, translating into MASPRLETFCCPNRDAATEFVVTFQPVLFGALGLGSATLSLVFAVVQILPKRKGYRRLGQYPLPRPASSSRILFIISICDILGCTGIIVRSSVWLGLPNIMDRISVANSTDAWPEVFCVGSAMWIQLFFSASFWWTFCYAVDVFLVVKTSAGISTIILYHMITWGLAVLLCVEGVAMLYYPSISDCEQGLQHAIPHYVTTYAPMLLVLVANPVFFNRTISAVTSLLKGRQGIYTENERRLANEIKIRFFKIMLVFFICWVPNIINESLLFYLEMQTDINDNGFRNIRNAALITWFIMGILNPMQAFLNTLAFHGWTGFDVDFRLQRRRELAWDSVSTSAPNAAGHNSTVGTTLLYQSHVQDAKKSMMGNGQHHSDAISVLSEGSESSTVEIHISSELRDYEDVDADGESLENSVRH; encoded by the exons ATGGCATCCCCCAGACTGGAGACTTTCTGCTGTCCGAACCGAGACGCAGCGACGGAGTTTGTGGTCACCTTCCAGCCCGTCCTGTTCGGGGCGTTAGGTCTGGGGAGCGCCACTCTCAGCCTCGTGTTTGCTGTTGTACAAATTCTACCGAAGCGTAAAGGATACAGAAGACTCGGGCAGTATCCGCTTCCGAGGCCCGCGTCCTCCTCACGGATATTGTTCATCATCAGTATTTGTGACATACTGGGATGTACAG GTATCATTGTAAGGTCATCCGTGTGGCTGGGCCTGCCGAACATCATGGACCGCATCTCAGTGGCCAACAGCACTGATGCTTGGCCGGAGGTCTTCTGTGTTGGCAGTGCG ATGTGGATCCAGTTGTTTTTCAGCGCTTCTTTTTGGTGGACCTTTTGTTATGCGGTCGACGTCTTCCTGGTGGTGAAAACATCTGCAGGAATCAG CACCATTATCCTCTACCACATGATTACATGGGGTCTGGCTGTGCTGTTGTGCGTCGAAGGAGTGGCCATGCTCTactatccatccatctctgA CTGTGAGCAAGGCCTCCAGCACGCCATCCCGCACTATGTCACCACGTACGCACCGATGCTGCTTGTCCTCGTAGCCAACCCTGTCTTCTTTAACCGGACCATCTCTGCAG TGACGTCTTTGCTAAAAGGACGACAAGGAATCTACACAGAGAACGAGAGACGGCTGGCCAACGAGATAAAAATACGCTTCTTTAAAATAATGCTGGTGTTCTTCATTTG CTGGGTGCCCAACATCATCAACGAGAGCCTCCTCTTCTACCTGGAGATGCAGACGGACATCAACGACAACGGTTTCAGGAACATCAGAAACGCCGCCCTCATCACATGGTTTATCATG GGTATCCTGAACCCCATGCAAGCTTTCCTCAACACCCTGGCCTTTCACGGCTGGACGGGCTTCGATGTCGACTTCAGACTGCAGCGGCGGAGAGAGCTGGCCTGGGACTCGGTTTCTACTTCAGCGCCTAACGCAGCCGGCCATAATTCCACAGTTGGGACTACTCTGCTCTACCAGAGTCATGTCCAGGATGCCAAGAAGAGCATGATGGGGAACGGGCAGCACCACTCTGACGCCATCAGCGTCCTATCAGAAG GTTCAGAGTCTAGTACAGTTGAAATCCACATTTCCAGCGAGCTACGAGACTATGAGGATGTAGACGCTGACGGAGAATCCTTGGAGAACTCTGTGAGGCACTAG